From a region of the Acinetobacter larvae genome:
- a CDS encoding DKNYY domain-containing protein — protein MCFILVAKLSNSHDHSTNQQKLGIFHIEGQKVYANIAHGGTYWIQQADAHSFHLISDRIKYRQLAADRQHVYCGQQILAGLNVQQLKIIAHGYITDGQSTWYCAPQSQEIASLSTIQQTLQSLRYFLNLGTPPVTHDYPAFKLPASKQHYHALLDTDLLTDGTAVYYRGQVLPYANPHTLRQIPQKYADGTYRPSPVYLADGQRVYYQNTVLDLKDNPDIYVLVIDQSHQENYLFEPHTGQVYVRDLAFEQKYRPYRVISQYGAHIQHTLFLSPSGIFYFDAEKRKIIALRDNPFLNGNFKEIAPLVYADGQQVLYLETKNAYQGHKRTMAKAYFSVLYRLNDAQTAAWQQLKQYDNHYSLWQHGEHFYYFDQLGSSQLIQKTIYRIKDLESLHMLQHARLSPQQIRQLIKQDKLVEPQRTALLTVKSKVVYRDQKMIWFMIITILVLSFILFLVQRYRIYRQSSPAT, from the coding sequence ATGTGCTTTATATTGGTGGCAAAGCTAAGTAATAGCCATGATCATAGTACAAATCAGCAAAAGCTTGGAATATTTCATATTGAGGGGCAAAAGGTCTATGCCAATATTGCACATGGTGGTACTTATTGGATACAACAAGCCGATGCACACAGCTTCCATTTAATTAGTGATAGAATTAAATATCGCCAATTGGCTGCAGATCGACAGCATGTTTATTGTGGTCAACAGATTTTAGCTGGTCTAAATGTGCAACAACTGAAAATAATCGCACATGGTTATATCACTGACGGTCAAAGTACTTGGTATTGTGCTCCGCAAAGTCAAGAAATTGCTAGCCTGTCGACCATACAACAAACCTTACAAAGCCTGCGCTATTTTTTAAATCTTGGCACTCCACCAGTCACTCATGATTATCCTGCTTTTAAATTACCAGCATCAAAGCAACATTATCATGCTCTTCTCGATACTGACCTACTCACAGATGGCACAGCAGTCTATTATCGTGGCCAAGTGCTTCCATATGCCAATCCTCATACGTTAAGACAGATTCCACAAAAATATGCGGATGGAACCTATCGACCCAGTCCTGTTTATCTGGCTGATGGGCAACGGGTGTATTATCAAAACACTGTACTTGATCTCAAAGATAATCCCGACATTTATGTTTTGGTGATTGATCAAAGTCATCAAGAAAATTATTTATTTGAACCGCACACAGGTCAAGTTTATGTAAGAGATTTAGCTTTTGAGCAGAAATACCGTCCTTATCGTGTAATCTCTCAATATGGCGCACATATTCAACATACTTTATTTTTAAGTCCGTCAGGCATATTTTATTTTGATGCAGAAAAACGTAAAATTATTGCACTAAGAGACAACCCATTTTTAAATGGCAACTTTAAAGAAATCGCACCCTTGGTTTATGCGGATGGTCAGCAAGTGCTCTACTTAGAGACGAAAAACGCCTATCAAGGTCATAAAAGAACAATGGCGAAAGCATATTTTAGCGTGTTATATCGTTTAAATGACGCCCAAACAGCAGCATGGCAACAACTCAAGCAATATGACAACCATTATAGCCTGTGGCAACATGGCGAACATTTTTATTATTTTGACCAACTTGGTAGTAGTCAGCTGATTCAAAAGACTATTTACCGTATTAAAGATCTAGAAAGTTTGCATATGCTACAACATGCCAGATTATCTCCTCAGCAAATCCGCCAGCTCATTAAACAAGATAAACTCGTCGAACCTCAGCGTACAGCCCTGTTGACCGTCAAATCCAAAGTGGTTTATCGCGATCAAAAAATGATATGGTTTATGATCATCACTATTTTAGTATTATCATTTATATTATTTTTAGTGCAACGATATAGAATATATCGCCAGTCATCTCCTGCAACTTAG
- a CDS encoding DUF6097 family protein codes for MSILSTLSKTVDNAQKLKELHQYIEQRDLPIQSRDEYPAQIIEIEAYLGTQQYRDFLKKKNTVNYLSGILALPALIFALFLFADRILSKWAIDLKVAEVSQKLLNFAIENSALMIIYALIFIATIIYFYALNRKTEQYEEQVITAFLARTQR; via the coding sequence ATGTCTATTTTAAGTACATTGAGTAAAACAGTGGATAATGCCCAGAAGTTAAAAGAGCTTCATCAATATATTGAGCAAAGGGATTTACCAATCCAATCTAGAGATGAGTATCCAGCGCAAATAATAGAAATTGAAGCTTATCTTGGCACACAGCAGTATCGAGATTTTCTCAAGAAAAAGAATACAGTCAATTATTTAAGCGGCATCTTGGCTTTGCCAGCATTGATTTTTGCTCTATTTCTATTTGCTGACCGTATTTTGAGTAAATGGGCAATTGATTTGAAAGTTGCTGAAGTGAGTCAGAAGCTATTAAATTTTGCCATTGAAAATAGTGCACTGATGATTATTTATGCTCTGATATTTATTGCGACGATTATTTATTTTTACGCACTCAATCGCAAAACTGAGCAATATGAAGAGCAGGTTATTACTGCATTCTTAGCACGTACCCAACGTTAG
- a CDS encoding crotonase/enoyl-CoA hydratase family protein, producing MTQIGQVTTETRDHIFCIGLDRAAKRNAFDSHMILSLSQALTHYERDPELRCAVIFAHGEHFSAGLDLLELQDKISTGIFQFSAEQINPWGTSGLQRSKPVVVAVQGTCYTAGIELMLNADVAIASDDCNFSQMEVLRGIMPFGGATVRFVQAAGWQKAMPYLLTGKNFDAQTAWSLNLVSEVVAKGQQLQRALQIAAEISHAAPLAVRALLHSAQQALAQGPDAAYAALDQSILPLFQSQDAQEGVMAMLEKRAPLFQGR from the coding sequence ATGACACAAATTGGTCAAGTCACGACTGAAACACGTGATCATATTTTTTGTATTGGATTAGATCGTGCTGCAAAACGCAATGCTTTTGATAGCCATATGATTCTAAGCTTATCTCAAGCATTAACCCATTATGAGCGTGATCCCGAATTACGTTGTGCTGTGATTTTTGCACATGGTGAGCACTTTAGTGCTGGTCTAGATTTACTTGAATTGCAAGACAAAATTTCAACTGGTATCTTCCAGTTTTCAGCCGAACAGATTAACCCATGGGGTACATCTGGGCTACAACGCTCTAAACCCGTGGTCGTTGCTGTGCAAGGCACCTGCTATACCGCAGGCATTGAACTGATGCTCAATGCAGATGTGGCCATTGCCAGTGATGATTGTAACTTTTCACAAATGGAGGTGTTACGTGGCATTATGCCTTTTGGCGGTGCTACGGTCCGTTTTGTACAAGCTGCCGGTTGGCAAAAAGCCATGCCCTACTTGCTTACAGGTAAAAATTTTGATGCGCAGACAGCATGGTCACTCAATCTAGTCTCTGAAGTCGTTGCAAAAGGTCAGCAATTACAACGTGCTTTACAAATTGCCGCAGAAATTAGCCACGCTGCTCCTCTGGCGGTACGTGCATTACTGCATTCAGCACAGCAAGCGCTGGCACAAGGACCAGATGCCGCTTATGCCGCACTTGATCAAAGTATCTTGCCGTTATTTCAATCACAAGATGCGCAAGAAGGTGTTATGGCCATGTTAGAAAAGCGTGCGCCGCTCTTTCAAGGGCGCTAA
- a CDS encoding alpha/beta hydrolase family protein, translated as MQNSDSTATDSSVQSCQFYAADAYPLQALYYPSATPCQARLIIASATGVPQQFYRRFAEYARQQGFDVLTFDYRGIGLSAPATLKNFKMDYLDWGKLDLAAAIDYFYGKDIPLFIIGHSYGGQALGLCPNHDKISAYYTLGTGVGWAGYMPWPERMKVNVFWNMVFPLMAAKDGYIAWSKLNMGADLPLDVYKQWRQWCKSSEYFFNDPIRGQQLQQQFAQVKMPIFALTASDDEWAMAKSRNAFAKYYRQAKVQCLDIQPAQFKLKHIGHMGYFRKDAHLLWAQILGTLRDVIAKQPKPQCAMR; from the coding sequence ATGCAAAATTCTGACTCCACCGCAACTGATTCATCTGTACAGTCATGCCAATTTTATGCGGCAGATGCTTATCCCTTACAGGCGCTTTATTATCCCAGTGCAACACCGTGCCAAGCACGTTTAATTATTGCCAGTGCAACCGGTGTGCCACAACAGTTTTATCGTCGTTTTGCTGAATATGCTCGTCAGCAAGGTTTTGATGTGCTCACTTTTGATTATCGTGGTATTGGACTGTCCGCACCAGCAACATTGAAAAATTTTAAAATGGATTATTTAGATTGGGGGAAATTAGATTTAGCTGCGGCAATTGATTATTTTTATGGTAAAGATATTCCACTTTTTATCATCGGACATTCATATGGCGGACAAGCGCTAGGACTCTGTCCGAATCATGATAAAATCAGTGCCTATTATACCTTGGGCACGGGTGTGGGCTGGGCTGGTTATATGCCCTGGCCAGAACGAATGAAAGTCAATGTGTTCTGGAATATGGTCTTTCCGCTGATGGCTGCCAAAGATGGTTATATTGCATGGAGCAAGCTCAATATGGGCGCCGATCTCCCCTTGGATGTTTATAAACAGTGGCGCCAATGGTGTAAAAGTTCTGAATATTTTTTTAATGACCCCATCCGTGGACAGCAGTTACAACAGCAATTTGCACAAGTCAAAATGCCAATCTTTGCATTGACCGCCAGTGATGATGAATGGGCAATGGCAAAATCGAGAAATGCCTTTGCCAAATATTATCGTCAAGCAAAGGTACAATGCCTCGATATTCAACCCGCACAATTTAAACTAAAACACATTGGTCATATGGGATACTTTCGTAAAGATGCTCACTTGCTCTGGGCGCAAATACTCGGTACATTGCGCGATGTCATTGCTAAACAGCCCAAGCCGCAGTGTGCGATGCGCTAG
- a CDS encoding TetR/AcrR family transcriptional regulator: MRPAKLTQEQIIQKCALCFKQHGYHGTSMQMLAEACGLSKGAFYYYYRNKQDLISDILNSLHQHLATTVFAIAEQKQRSSLQRFQEMHHYAKIFFSQGEKGCLMAIISIEALYAMPALLAPIQQFFADWQTAMLHLYTAHYPPVEAERLAKMAIADYEGAILMFRLNRDLDYIDLIEQRFIQQLSVPLYTATTP, translated from the coding sequence ATGCGCCCAGCCAAACTAACCCAAGAGCAAATTATCCAAAAATGCGCGCTATGTTTTAAGCAACATGGCTATCATGGTACCAGTATGCAAATGCTGGCAGAGGCGTGTGGTTTAAGCAAGGGCGCATTTTATTATTATTATCGTAATAAACAAGATTTAATCAGCGATATTCTAAACAGCTTACATCAACACTTAGCCACCACAGTCTTTGCAATTGCTGAGCAAAAACAACGCTCATCACTGCAACGTTTCCAAGAGATGCATCACTACGCCAAAATCTTTTTTAGTCAGGGCGAAAAAGGTTGCTTAATGGCTATTATTTCCATTGAAGCACTTTATGCAATGCCAGCATTATTAGCACCTATACAACAGTTTTTTGCCGATTGGCAAACAGCCATGTTGCACTTATATACAGCGCATTATCCCCCAGTAGAAGCTGAACGATTGGCAAAAATGGCCATTGCTGATTATGAGGGAGCAATTTTAATGTTCCGCCTCAACCGTGATCTAGATTATATCGATCTTATTGAACAACGCTTTATACAACAACTTAGCGTGCCTTTATATACTGCAACTACGCCGTAA
- a CDS encoding LysE family translocator — protein MLSILLPYLVAITLLTITPGLDTTLILRTAALESKGDALKAAMGINLGCMVWGLLVAVGLGAILASSALAFVVLKYLGAAYLAWLGLQCILKPRHHLRGDQPVTHQENWWLKGFYTNILNPKVGLFYLSFLPQFIPAQHAVFMWTMGLVFIHIVLSIIWAFCLIALTQPLAQYLKQSAVIRRLDRISGVIFIGFALKLIGTKLNP, from the coding sequence ATGTTGAGTATATTATTGCCTTACTTGGTCGCTATTACGCTATTGACCATCACCCCAGGTCTAGATACCACGCTCATTCTTAGAACAGCTGCATTAGAAAGTAAAGGTGATGCATTAAAAGCTGCCATGGGAATTAATCTGGGCTGTATGGTCTGGGGCTTGCTGGTTGCAGTGGGCTTGGGTGCTATTTTGGCCAGCTCTGCATTGGCTTTTGTGGTATTAAAATATTTGGGCGCAGCATATTTGGCATGGTTGGGATTGCAATGTATTTTAAAACCACGTCATCATTTGCGGGGAGATCAGCCAGTCACGCATCAGGAAAATTGGTGGCTTAAAGGGTTCTATACCAATATATTAAATCCCAAAGTGGGATTATTTTACCTGTCTTTTTTACCGCAGTTTATCCCAGCACAGCATGCAGTATTTATGTGGACGATGGGTTTGGTGTTTATCCATATTGTACTGAGTATCATCTGGGCATTTTGTCTCATTGCCTTAACACAACCTTTGGCACAATATTTAAAACAAAGTGCAGTGATTCGTAGGCTAGACCGTATCAGTGGTGTAATTTTTATTGGTTTTGCACTTAAGCTCATTGGCACTAAACTTAATCCTTAG
- a CDS encoding DMT family transporter: protein MNSLLMAYILLAIAIVSEVIGSTFLVKSDSFTKLVPSLIVVICFCIAFYLLSQVVKVIPLGIAYAIWAGVGIILTAIIGFFVFKQSLDFAALCGIALIICGVVVINLFSSTAGH from the coding sequence ATGAATTCTTTATTAATGGCTTATATCTTGCTGGCGATTGCGATTGTGTCAGAGGTGATCGGTTCGACTTTTTTGGTCAAGTCCGATAGTTTTACCAAGCTGGTGCCATCTTTGATTGTGGTCATTTGTTTTTGTATTGCTTTTTATTTACTGTCACAAGTCGTGAAGGTGATTCCTCTGGGTATTGCCTATGCCATTTGGGCTGGAGTCGGGATTATCCTAACCGCCATTATTGGATTTTTTGTTTTTAAACAAAGTCTCGATTTTGCTGCTCTGTGCGGTATCGCCTTAATTATTTGTGGTGTCGTGGTAATTAATTTATTTTCGAGTACAGCAGGGCATTAA
- a CDS encoding TonB-dependent receptor, with the protein MKSNQLYKLPFKPVLLTSIIFQVMTLSAFAEPLELPIIQIHAVPTHQDLLTTPASVQKIVNDKAQQQSNVNLSEQLQGIAGLQVNNRENYAQDLQISMRGFGARSTFGVRGIRLYVDGIPATMPDGQGQSSNIDLNSLRQLEVLSGPFSSIYGNSSGGTILTQTQEGQGRDSLQLGYVGGSHGKQQLNVQLQGGSDQASQPAYVISSSYFDTDGYREHSAARKALHNAKLTWNLDDGSKINWVLNHVDIRADDAAGLSRADWKADRKQQASTLKAFDVRKTILQTQTGLTWTKPIDAHNELYSMAYLGNRQVQQYQSIPQKPQLNPRHAGGVIDFDRNYYGVDLRWKNTDWLPNTTIIAGLAYDAMQEDRKGYENFDADGHYGVKGQLRRDEKNTLWNLDPYVQASWQFLPAWHFNAGLRYSNVHYKSADHYIRAGNGDDSGRQSYDKVLPSVALGWNILPSLYSYISYAQGFETPTFTEMAYPTVGSSGMNFDLQASSSDTYEWGLKSQNPYGLFTAAVFQTNTKNDIVPDDANAGRSTFRNADKTLRQGVELTWQKDVWQDLKLRTSYSYLDATFAADIPATNSKALITKGTYIPGIAKNQAFASVAWQPQQGIQAGLDIRYMDKLFVDDMNSDQAPSYTVAGAYVGYVWRNQDWTLNSFARVDNLFDKDYVGSVIVNDGNQRFFEPADGRNVSLGLSIRRAF; encoded by the coding sequence GTGAAATCAAATCAGCTGTATAAATTACCATTCAAACCGGTATTATTGACCAGTATTATATTTCAGGTCATGACACTATCTGCATTCGCAGAGCCTCTCGAATTACCTATTATTCAAATTCATGCCGTACCGACCCACCAAGATTTATTAACCACACCAGCATCTGTGCAAAAAATAGTAAATGATAAGGCACAACAGCAAAGCAATGTTAATTTGTCAGAACAGTTGCAAGGCATTGCTGGTTTGCAAGTCAATAATCGCGAAAACTATGCACAAGACTTGCAAATTTCCATGCGTGGATTTGGTGCTAGATCAACTTTTGGCGTGCGGGGGATTCGTTTATATGTTGATGGTATTCCAGCCACCATGCCAGATGGTCAGGGGCAAAGTTCGAATATTGACCTCAATAGCCTGCGTCAGTTAGAAGTCTTGAGTGGACCTTTTTCTTCGATTTATGGGAACTCATCTGGTGGTACGATCTTAACCCAAACCCAAGAAGGACAAGGTCGCGATAGCCTACAACTGGGTTATGTGGGCGGTAGTCACGGCAAACAACAGCTCAATGTGCAATTACAAGGCGGGTCCGATCAAGCGAGTCAACCTGCTTATGTAATTAGCTCTTCTTATTTTGATACAGATGGTTATCGTGAACATAGTGCTGCAAGAAAAGCCTTACACAATGCAAAATTGACTTGGAACTTAGATGATGGCAGTAAAATAAACTGGGTATTGAATCATGTAGATATTCGTGCCGACGATGCAGCTGGGCTGAGTCGCGCAGATTGGAAAGCAGATCGCAAACAACAAGCAAGTACTTTAAAAGCATTTGACGTTCGTAAAACTATTTTACAAACTCAAACGGGTCTAACGTGGACTAAACCGATTGATGCCCATAATGAGCTGTATAGCATGGCTTATTTGGGTAACCGACAGGTACAACAATACCAGTCTATTCCGCAAAAACCGCAATTAAACCCGCGTCATGCTGGTGGGGTAATCGATTTTGATCGCAATTATTATGGCGTAGATTTACGTTGGAAAAATACCGATTGGCTGCCCAATACCACGATCATTGCAGGCTTAGCCTATGATGCCATGCAGGAAGATCGCAAAGGCTATGAAAACTTTGATGCTGATGGGCATTATGGTGTGAAAGGTCAATTACGCCGTGATGAAAAAAATACCCTATGGAATTTAGACCCCTATGTACAAGCATCATGGCAGTTTTTGCCAGCTTGGCATTTCAATGCGGGTCTGCGTTATAGTAATGTCCATTATAAATCTGCGGATCATTATATTCGAGCTGGCAATGGCGATGACAGTGGTCGACAAAGCTATGATAAGGTTTTACCTTCAGTGGCATTGGGCTGGAATATCTTACCGTCCTTGTATAGTTACATCAGTTATGCCCAAGGTTTTGAAACACCAACCTTTACTGAAATGGCTTATCCTACGGTTGGTAGCTCTGGTATGAATTTTGATTTACAAGCATCATCCAGTGATACTTATGAATGGGGATTAAAATCCCAAAACCCTTATGGTTTATTTACAGCTGCAGTATTCCAGACCAATACTAAAAATGACATTGTTCCCGATGACGCCAATGCTGGGCGTAGTACTTTCCGCAATGCTGATAAAACCTTACGTCAAGGGGTAGAGCTAACTTGGCAAAAAGACGTATGGCAGGATTTAAAGCTGCGTACCAGTTATAGTTATCTTGATGCAACTTTTGCTGCTGATATTCCTGCTACTAATAGTAAAGCATTGATTACAAAAGGCACTTATATTCCTGGTATTGCCAAGAACCAAGCCTTTGCCAGTGTGGCGTGGCAACCGCAACAGGGAATACAGGCGGGTTTAGATATCCGTTATATGGATAAACTTTTTGTAGATGATATGAATTCTGATCAAGCGCCTAGTTATACTGTTGCAGGTGCTTATGTGGGGTATGTCTGGCGTAATCAAGATTGGACGCTCAATAGTTTTGCGCGTGTTGATAATCTGTTTGACAAAGATTATGTGGGCTCAGTTATTGTAAATGATGGCAATCAACGTTTTTTTGAGCCTGCCGATGGTCGTAATGTCAGCTTAGGTCTGAGTATTCGCCGTGCATTTTAA
- a CDS encoding coniferyl aldehyde dehydrogenase: MQDNTSTSHQPALQQILQMQRDAFIAEGAPTLLQRRRDLRKLRQAVLAKKHEISQAICADFGHRSEHETLIMEVMVLVMGIDYLYQNLRRFMRASPRKVALAMRFGRARVEYQPLGVIGIMSPWNYPFSLALMPLATALAAGNRAMIKPSEFTPRTSAVLQTLLAEIFTEKQVAVVQGDHNVGQAFSSLAFDHLLFTGSTSVGRAVMRAASENLVGVTLELGGKSPVLISKDQDLNRVATAIAYGKLANAGQTCVAPDYVLLPEQDVDAFVKAFDHATRQLYPQGPSSIDYTSIINAQHHQRLQQLLDGAKAQGAHILQVGIRPHEAEQRINTIAPTLVLEADEQMQIMQDEIFGPILPIKRYAHIDEAIAYINRKPRPLALYYFGHDKQEKSKVLSQTTSGNVTVNGTLTHYAQEDLPFGGVGSSGLGAYHGIEGFRRLSHAKGIFEQGRWHTASLLRAPFGRIADIILKVFLK; encoded by the coding sequence ATGCAAGACAATACTTCAACCAGCCATCAGCCTGCCTTGCAGCAAATTTTACAGATGCAGCGCGATGCCTTTATTGCGGAAGGCGCGCCAACCTTGCTGCAGCGCCGTCGAGACTTAAGAAAATTACGCCAAGCGGTATTGGCAAAAAAACATGAGATTAGTCAAGCCATTTGTGCAGATTTTGGTCATCGCTCAGAACATGAAACATTGATCATGGAAGTGATGGTTTTGGTGATGGGCATTGATTATTTATATCAAAATTTAAGACGTTTTATGCGTGCATCGCCACGTAAAGTGGCTTTGGCGATGCGTTTTGGTCGTGCACGTGTTGAATATCAACCTTTGGGGGTGATTGGTATTATGTCGCCGTGGAATTATCCTTTTTCTTTGGCGCTGATGCCTTTGGCAACGGCGTTGGCAGCGGGGAATCGCGCTATGATTAAACCCTCTGAATTTACCCCACGCACCAGTGCAGTATTACAAACGCTTTTAGCAGAGATTTTTACAGAAAAACAAGTGGCTGTTGTACAAGGTGATCACAATGTTGGACAAGCTTTTTCCAGTTTAGCCTTCGATCATTTACTCTTTACCGGCAGTACTTCGGTGGGGCGTGCGGTGATGCGTGCAGCCAGTGAAAACTTGGTTGGCGTGACTTTAGAATTGGGGGGTAAGTCTCCTGTTCTGATCTCGAAAGATCAAGATCTAAACCGCGTTGCGACGGCGATTGCCTATGGCAAATTGGCAAATGCAGGGCAAACCTGTGTCGCACCTGACTATGTGTTATTACCAGAACAAGACGTCGATGCCTTTGTTAAAGCCTTTGATCATGCAACACGACAATTGTATCCGCAGGGTCCAAGTAGTATTGACTATACTTCGATTATTAATGCACAACATCATCAACGTTTACAACAGTTGCTAGACGGTGCCAAAGCGCAAGGCGCACATATTTTACAGGTGGGCATTCGTCCGCATGAAGCAGAGCAACGTATAAATACCATTGCCCCGACACTGGTTTTAGAGGCTGATGAGCAGATGCAGATTATGCAAGATGAAATCTTTGGTCCCATTCTGCCGATTAAGCGCTATGCACATATTGATGAAGCAATCGCTTATATTAACCGTAAACCCAGACCACTGGCATTATATTATTTTGGTCATGATAAACAGGAAAAATCTAAAGTATTATCGCAGACGACTTCTGGTAATGTGACGGTCAATGGTACCTTAACGCATTATGCACAAGAGGATTTACCTTTTGGCGGTGTTGGTAGTAGTGGTTTAGGTGCTTACCATGGTATTGAAGGTTTTCGGCGTTTAAGTCATGCCAAAGGTATTTTTGAACAAGGTCGTTGGCATACTGCTAGCTTGTTGCGTGCACCCTTTGGACGGATTGCCGATATTATCTTAAAAGTCTTTTTAAAATAA
- a CDS encoding TetR/AcrR family transcriptional regulator, protein MANQQERAYHHGDLKNAIITTTLEMLHEGNSWDFTLREVARRAGVSHAAPYKHFQDKSALLAEIALLGFDRLYQQLSTAQIKTGATLSTEILILAQHYLQFARENPALYRLMFSAIDEHTNRVHLNERALSPLMIVLKLLERGQQSGIIRQHDVQGQATACWAQLHGLALLHMNRLLLPEKVGEHAIEHALHTLLHGLLITPVSASNLP, encoded by the coding sequence ATGGCCAATCAACAGGAACGTGCTTATCATCATGGTGATTTAAAAAATGCCATTATTACCACTACCTTAGAGATGTTGCATGAAGGAAACAGCTGGGACTTTACCTTAAGAGAAGTTGCCCGTCGTGCAGGTGTAAGCCATGCAGCGCCTTATAAGCATTTTCAAGATAAATCAGCTTTACTGGCTGAAATCGCACTGCTTGGTTTTGATCGTTTATACCAGCAGCTGAGTACTGCACAGATCAAAACTGGGGCAACACTCAGTACAGAAATTTTAATATTGGCACAGCATTATTTACAATTTGCACGAGAAAATCCTGCTTTATATCGTTTAATGTTTAGTGCTATAGATGAGCATACCAATCGTGTTCATTTAAATGAACGCGCACTTTCACCGTTAATGATTGTGCTTAAACTCTTAGAACGCGGTCAACAATCCGGCATCATTCGCCAACATGATGTACAAGGACAAGCAACTGCTTGTTGGGCACAGCTACATGGTCTTGCCTTATTACACATGAATCGCTTGTTGCTGCCAGAAAAAGTAGGTGAGCATGCGATAGAACATGCGCTCCACACCCTATTACATGGTCTACTTATTACCCCGGTTTCAGCGTCCAATCTACCTTGA